The Aquificaceae bacterium genome includes a region encoding these proteins:
- a CDS encoding OsmC family protein: MKVKVVQKEDFHFVGTGESGREVPIDAAGYVGGKGRGIRPPELLFHSIAGCVGIHLYEALHKEGKHTEHIEIETDAERITEGYPKVFTKIYLFVKVKGEVSEEDVRKALDKTIYNPGTCSIAYMINRVAPIEYRIELL, from the coding sequence ATGAAGGTGAAGGTGGTTCAGAAGGAGGATTTTCACTTTGTGGGCACGGGCGAGTCTGGCAGGGAAGTGCCCATAGACGCAGCGGGTTACGTGGGTGGTAAGGGCAGGGGTATAAGACCTCCTGAGCTTCTTTTCCACTCCATAGCGGGCTGTGTGGGCATACACCTTTACGAAGCCCTTCACAAGGAGGGCAAGCATACTGAACACATAGAGATAGAAACGGATGCCGAGAGAATCACCGAGGGCTACCCAAAGGTTTTCACAAAGATATACCTTTTTGTAAAAGTTAAAGGTGAAGTTTCTGAAGAGGACGTGAGGAAGGCTCTTGATAAGACCATATACAACCCCGGCACATGCTCCATAGCTTACATGATAAACAGGGTAGCACCCATTGAATACAGGATAGAGCTTCTTTAG